In one Nicotiana tomentosiformis chromosome 6, ASM39032v3, whole genome shotgun sequence genomic region, the following are encoded:
- the LOC104112992 gene encoding retrovirus-related Pol polyprotein from transposon TNT 1-94 isoform X1, translated as MEKMNQALEKMKMLVGMDVEDEEAAPQQESFMDDFNRNCTLSTKQRLYGFAICLSTGIACTLLERSTWQIIGTERESDGLYYLILAKSLGLTYFLPSTTCPVTDSPDLLHKRLGHPSLSKLQKMVYGLSHLSTLECESCQLGKHTRSHFPRRLDNRAELPFTLVHSDVWGPSRVSSTLGFRYFVSFIDDYSRCTWIFLMKNRFELFSIFPIFYAEIQDQFGVSICTFRSDNALEYLSSPLCRFKLPSSVITPLCICIIFVLCFHP; from the exons atggagAAAATGAACCAGGCTTTGGAGAAGATGAAAATGCTGGTGGGAATGGATGTGGAAGATGAAGAAGCAGCTCCTCAGCAGGAAtctttcatggatgattttaatCGCAACTGCACTTTATCTACCAAACAG AGGCTTTATGGTTTTGCTATATGCTTGTCAACTGGTATCGCTTGTACTCTCTTG gaacgcagtacaTGGCAGATCATTGGTACCGAGCGTGAATCAgatggactttattaccttatccttgcaaaATCACTTGGACTCACATATTTTCTTCCTTCaacaacttgtcctgttactgattcaccagatttattacataaacggttgggacatcccagtttatcaaaacttcagaaaatggtatatggtttatctcacttgtccactctagagtgtgagtcatgtcagctcggtaagcatacccgctcccatttccctcggcgtcttgataatcgagcagagttaccttttactttagtccattcagatgtttggggacctagtcgggtcagttctaccttgggattccgctactttgtcagtttcattgatgattattccaggtgcacttggatatttttgatgaaaaatcgatttgagttgttttctattttcccGATCTTCTACGCTGAAATTCAagatcaatttggggtttctatctgcacatttcgtagtgataatgccttagagtatttgtcttccccattatgtcggtttaagttaccaTCGTCTGTCATCACCCCATTGTGCATTTGTATCATCTTTGTCCTttgtttccatccctaa